From the Theileria parva strain Muguga chromosome 3 map unlocalized ctg_531, whole genome shotgun sequence genome, one window contains:
- a CDS encoding Cullin family protein: MELLKLGAVRIIDSSIQNESWLNVGEVIDVEFEELRRFIIAVLLGQDSSGFCRIRLQEFVRECVSYEKTEFLIREIDNLLNKLLTQSLSEIEDNFGQIEDNFGQIEGNLRAKRALSCESQEYFNLLTKFETFWCRIRTGIVEVIKVCDPLAGKLNKPQSCHKYIEKVVEYFKKDCEERGTLYDNLQSALLNLVSSYRTGKNVNFTQLQNVINLFISIGLFEEFEEKLLLSTTRFYSSLSRDYMNSFSNVDCFYKFNNTIDLERRSCECYLIPETTVKVINTVKNELLYIKSDVLISHERLKNIIKLDDLDTILLINSLYSNSEYTSLFLDNLFKAFKEIFSEYLSDYVKSRDYEKSDLLVSEMSDYQDKIEKYARPITTQSDYNSRIKKFWISVFATNDSVIEYVTLTFGKYCDELHINSSEVQDKMKFFLFIFQFLPNKSYFEMCIRTFLTVRLLYHKYLDTTHINIIKSLEKECGPDYTCKLSDLVDFYEKSKKLVIDSGIARYNFGVVLLNKECWIQKNIREFDVPERSREFSDSEVVEMEKSTSFQPPLDNPTFDPEEGTTLDQILQLQSDFKSYYDGKFNKKTLQYLHHLGSAELQIIHNGREYEFRVSSYQGYCLLLFNTQKYVTLAQLEKKLSPDYDDATMRTQLSVLEDHKLIKFHNPELSFISCGGNDYFELELSLCEELLDLMPEKEELFNMNMDYIITKSSFDDMMLYIESTIMLYLKQMLEASSTTIFKLFSKNPNFTLSRQQFNRIVDSLVARGYLKYKEATKEIIQFIP, translated from the exons ATGGAATTGTTAAAACTCGGCGCCGTTAGGATCATCGATTCTTCCATACAAAATG AAAGTTGGCTGAATGTGGGTGAGGTAATTGATGTTGAGTTTGAGGAGTTGAGGCGGTTTATAATTGCAGTGTTGTTAGGCCAGGATTCCTCAGGATTTTGCAGAATTCGACTCCAGGAG TTTGTAAGGGAATGTGTTTCTTATGAGAAAACTGAATTTCTAATCAGAGAAATTGACAATTTGCTCAATAAACTTTTAACTCAATCCCTCAg TGAAATTGAGGATAATTTTGGTCAAATTGAGGATAATTTTGGTCAAATTGAAGGGAATTTGAGGGCTAAACGTGCGCTCAGTTGTGAGTCTCAGGAATACTTTAACCTGCTCACCAAATTTGAAACCTTCTGGTGCAGGATCAGGACCGGAATT GTTGAGGTGATAAAGGTGTGTGATCCGCTGGCtggtaaattaaataagCCGCAGTCATGTCATAAGTACAT TGAAAAGGTGGTTGAGTACTTTAAAAAAGACTGTGAAGAACGTGGAACACTGTACGATAATCTGCAATCAGCGCTTTTAAACCTCGTTTCCTCCTACAGAACTGGGAAAAATGTCAATTTCACACAACTACAAAATGTCATTAATCTCTTCATCTCCATCGGG TTGTTTGAGGAGTTTGAGGAGAAGTTATTGCTGAGCACGACGCGGTTTTACAGTAGCCTGTCGCGAGATTACATGAACAGCTTTTCAAACGTCGATTGCTTCTACAAATTCAACAACACCATTGATCTGGAA AGGAGGTCGTGTGAGTGTTATTTGATCCCGGAAACAACGGTTAAGGTGATAAACACTGTGAAAAACGAGCttttatacataaaatCCGACGTCCTGATATCACACGAGCGGTTAAAGAATATAATCAAACTCGATGATCTGGACACTATTCTACTCATTAACTCACTATACTCCAACTCAGAATACACCTCACTATTCCTCGATAATCTCTTCAAAGCAttcaaa GAGATATTTTCGGAGTATTTGAGTGACTACGTGAAGTCGAGGGATTATGAAAAATCAGATTTGTTGGTGAGTGAGATGAGTGACTACCAGGACAAGATAGAAAAATACGCGAGACCAATCACGACTCAAAGTGATTACAACTCAAGGATCAAG aaATTTTGGATCTCCGTTTTTGCGACAAATGACTCCGTTATCGAATATGTCACTCTCACCTTTG gCAAATATTGTGACGAACTGCATATCAATAGTTCTGAAGTACAAGATAAAATGAAGTTCTTTCTCTTCATTTTCCAATTCCTCCCAAATAAATCATACTTTGAA ATGTGTATTCGGACCTTCCTGACAGTCAGACTCCTGTACCATAAATACCTCGACACAACACACATCAACATCATCAAGTCACTCGAAAAAG AGTGTGGCCCTGACTATACGTGTAAATTGTCGGATTTGGTTGATTTTTACGAGAAGTCGAAGAAGCTGGTGATAGATTCTGGCATTGCACGGTATAACTTTGGCGTTGTGCTATTGAACAAAGAGTGCTGGATCCAGAAGAATATTAGAGAGTTTGACGTGCCAGAACGGTCAAGGGAATTTTCCGATTCTGAAGTTGTGGAAATGGAAAAAAGCACAAGCTTTCAACCGCCACTGGATAATCCCACCTTCGATCCCGAAGAAGGAACAACTCTAGACCAGATCCTACAACTACAATCAGATTTCAAATCATATTACGACGGCAAGTTTAATAAGAAAACGCTCCAGTACCTTCACCACCTCGGATCCGCAGAACTACAAATTATCCATAAC GGACGGGAGTATGAGTTTAGGGTTTCAAGTTATCAG GGCTACTGTTTACTCTTGTTTAATACTCAGAAATACGTCACGCTGGCGCAGTTGGAAAAGAAACTGTCACCCG ACTACGACGACGCCACCATGAGGACACAACTGTCAGTTCTAGAAGATCACAAACTCATCAAATTCCATAACCCAGAACTCAGCTTCATCTCTTGC GGTGGGAATGACTATTTTGAGTTGGAATTGAGTTTGTGTGAGGAGTTGTTGGATTTAATGCCTGAAAAGGAggaattatttaacatg AACATGGATTACATAATAACGAAATCGTCATTTGATGATATGATGTTGTACATTGAGTCGACGATAATGTTATACCTGAAGCAGATGCTGGAGGCCTCCAGCACGACGATTTTTAAGCTCTTTAGCAAAAACCCAAACTTCACACTCTCCAGACAACAGTTTAACAGAATCGTAGACTCTCTAGTCGCCAGAGGATACCTCAAATACAAAGAAGCAACCAAagaaattatacaattcaTACCctaa
- the RER1 gene encoding Rer1 family protein, with translation MDFSEQSRWLRKLTIFHRSCLDFTVKYTLFRWIYFAVLFFIFWLVIITRGSHYVVAYMYAVFLLNLVLRFITPLSFDDLCAAHEDANKGTILPLNEQEALNSSKINKSGLNSKENVYEFKPFLRQMNEFTFWLSAVRVTYIACASLFFDFLDVDVFWPLLVLYFVLLFLTTMNQQIKNMIKYKYVPFNFSKRSYRHGKSLK, from the exons ATGGATTTTTCTGAGCAGTCGAGGTGGCTCCGTAAGCTTACAATTTTCCATCGGAGTTGTCTTGATTTTACGGTAAAATATACCCTATTTCGTTGGATTTACTTTGcggttttatttttcatctTCTGGCTCGTAATTATTACCAGAGGATCACACTACGTAGTCGCGTATATGTACGCCGTCTTCTTACTTAATTTAGTTCTGAGGTTTATTACGCCGCTCAGCTTTGATGACTTATGTGCAGCTCACGAGGACGCGAACAAGGGCACAATCCTGCCCTTAAACGAACAGGAAGCCTTAAACTCgtctaaaattaacaaatctGGCCTAAACTCCAAGGAAAATGTCTATGAATTTAAGCCTTTTCTGAGACAAATGAACGAGTTCACGTTCTGGCTCTCCGCAGTCAGAGTTACTTATATCGCCTGCGCTTCACTCTTTTTCGACTTTTTAGACGTTGACGTTTTTTGGCCATTGCTGGTCCTCTACTTTGTACTCCTCTTCCTAACCACAATGAATCAGCAAATCAAGAACATGATCAAGTACAAATACGTCCCGTTCAACTTCT CGAAACGGTCATATCGTCATGGAAAGTCACTCAAATAA
- the Rab7a gene encoding small GTP-binding protein Rab7 translates to MPRRKPILKIIILGDSGVGKTSLMNQFINKRFTNQYRATIGADFLTMGITVDDKEVTLQIWDTAGQERFQSLGTAFYRGADGCMLVYDTTNQKTFESIESWKSEFLIQIDPKSPDTFPFALVGNKIDDTENKKVSTNKALSWCKANNDIPLFETSAKTSLNVANAFNEIAKRAVLRDIQDDEVYIPETLLLDRRNVQRSAGNCSGGISNLAQCLS, encoded by the exons ATGCCTAGAAGAAAACCTatacttaaaataataattttaggcGATAGCGG AGTAGGCAAGACTTCACTCATGAACCAATTCATCAATAAAAGATTCACCAACCAATACAGAGCCACAA TTGGAGCCGATTTTTTAACGATGGGAATAACTGTGGATGATAAGGAAGTAACTCTGCAG ATATGGGATACAGCTGGTCAGGAGCGGTTCCAGAGTCTTGGAACGGCGTTTTACAGAGGAGCTGACGGCTGTATGTTAGTGTACGATACTACAAATCAGAAGACGTTCGAGTCTATCGAGTCGTGGAAGTCGGAATTTCTCATTCAAATTGATCCCAAAAGCCCAGATACGTTCCCGTTTGCACTCGTCGGGAATAAAATCGACGATacagaaaataaaaaagttaGCACCAATAAAGCACTCAGCTGGTGTAAAGCTAATAATGATATTCCACTCTTCGAAACAAG cGCGAAGACGTCTTTGAATGTGGCAAATGCATTTAACGAAATCGCAAAGAGGGCAGTGCTGAGGGACATTCAAGACGACGAAGTTTACATCCCAGAAACGTTACTTTTGGATCGGAGAAACGTACAACGATCCGCCGGGAACTGTTCCGGAGGAATCTCCAACCTCGCACAGTGCCTTTCCTAA
- the DDX60 gene encoding DEAD/DEAH box helicase family protein, whose amino-acid sequence MENSPYGYSSNEVSGDEAILKYDNDLKIVESVQKIEHTADLPYDFSISNTFSDGVSTFTDNLSTATLNEGFSDGLGTNTFGVINSQAVCSILDNNEISPQKRLMLWHSLCSREYLGIFSSLGVSDTVCLIHAESLIVYICCMAHKQGHNLLDFSNGPHTLQFTYRVDRFLKNFMRCGTVKLVFFEVFKKVFDPTHVVGDEEETFFDGYLYYRQLLLCHFKQNNVPFLVFDNWINDAKFQQYLAENEPTCILLEDGSSFVYIFDTVYELLDLPCKGKENLQNQAKYLEYLANQVKIDRYSSVVHTLISQSLSNSLSVAYFFDITRHSEDFKAFISFSSNTHIPTSIHQQSLILTTQLYSLNTTTEENKDNTTENKDNTTGNKDDKVGTENVVEKLYGEVSKVMDRRIHVRDLVVCNYLVEFVKLINRSETYNSVETGTEEEKAQNQLFILTFKCLLVHNYMLENVSLRERCTKRVDVSDWDFYTEDIAATIDFMCYCSYPLFNSLYTMGDSAKLDNFDRTVNDIFDGNLFSTILYLLVQYAQAHEDQVDGSFLNLGQNVVKEFDSVFQHFTGDKAVKFFPIKLNYLTYQLTNPVTTVKSEITQLNHTNANSINGSREDVTTDTTTYGTTDAKTDPTTYGTTDSITDPTTYGTTDSITDPTTYGTTDAKTDVTGSTEYLGDIGSKYLYVNNSFINLYYKFERKDLKWTRAKSVDELVMFSKHFWRDPCSISERMECIDFHINFDLKEKQQDLTKYTRRSIQNQSSFSFLLSKYLGSSNLHHPIVIKLEHFWLHIKYVNLVNYSKLLSIKSTGRELGKSTKHTNHKEKKNVNKKIDRLSKNDRLSKGDRLSKNDRLSKVELMKLKNVEMQENKRLESDNNTLVRLENKLAQLFNNDKSFDDMYTNILDSTDGPNRAVDLLTDFKWVKGVLSTRNVQLLYIYKMIQRLYNCFSSYRLRIVINHPNSFRRLLTILLRLIFIYYQHYSEIMTREIVLLLYTFLYQLNFQSYAKNLVNNFNTQVSRESTDTFNRIKPVDGKKKGSKQNNPEPNLISEKGKSELNLITEREMDRVKKDHEVWDFAIFEGTEYDYMLCYMGDVFERTLGSTNDPRVLFRPDAWQKMLLDIVDAKESALVVAPTSTGKTYICYYAMEQVLRLDDQGMVIYVAPNTALALQVTYEITARFSSKYYTNPNLALSSTFLEKFHDPKWYSSQILVTVPTVLEKLLISMRNSEANFISRLEYVIFDEVHCIADLELGSFLERCIHLIPCPFIALSATIGNATQFHQWLSNITTYNNSPINPQNTVNEGNMVNKGNMGQSNINEGNTVNQGNTVNPQNTVNQGDMGQDLDQLDKKSNKVHFIMFDERFSDLKLEVYFPATYSENSVNRKNRLMAFNPVCCMSYNDLYNNGFPNDVYLTPYDCYLLVQSLILSLSDTSGVNVNTANSEILNSMMYLMPGNYFEGCTLITKRQYRYYLQALKVELTGQIQAGNINSATYDRVLHYVNLLPTTTHSGDLDAKHKLYPLLHNLNNQITQINRVNHVNHIVDKDVEKDVEHGVNEETVESVRERMEERDVFGLLDDMDYLEYLNERSFYEMLKRLQSSRRLPCLVFILDRNKMDHVLTSVTKLLLRLQWEKFFGTPERTLATKMANKARMDKYQMQLRQYESEKKMRASATKEQRELEGITSNMELEVPVEPVDVSQDYDPEFYFYNRKIYINYTDEIDKFINVAANSISNRKNSNLFIEALKRGIGIHHEGLPHKFTILTETLLRLGFLNVIISSKSLAFGINVPCKSVLFCGDNYELTPLMYKQMSGRCGRRGFDLSGHVIFWSIPRKRIKQLLLTRLPTLKTDTNNINLSILLTILSSFYTLIIRSNTQQPLNLQFLNRKGEDYVDVRDDLINSSRRLVIEPKLLVQRLSSIMNNSLNFYCHTQSHTHGDLVNGKLAQDSSVNLDNSFNGVTQGNTSNVENTVVMLIRIMLEILVSCGLVDENGLIRGCYELALLTRDIHPSNILLAKLIQTSKLTQLLHQPEHSTLSHNSEMSNSEMSNSEIIYSDVNNSEIINSEISSTDVSLRMLEILSLLIYRKKEMSNVLNIRRLVSTKLRNGTNEPNVKNTISVAPGTLGGAIGHSYPVAFPDTFPLLPRHQQLQQHINYYNQIVLLITRKYLTSCYSSSKTSEVTQEPQGASTNPVKPVNGKLPQDMVKPGEQTFFSLYHQRNIYNTEHTIGCTNDYMNVNGVVGEIGTFQDLELSLQEFDLTADLVPVIEDNFCKVVQLDSKFNRVKTLNVTFNNSYMCDYFTHGRFAVLRDSNGLGQYAWNYLKKFIVFLQHFKFALKTYTAHLNTDDPLFNHLKHLLDKIEPTFNKI is encoded by the coding sequence ATGGAGAATTCTCCGTATGGTTACTCATCGAACGAGGTGAGTGGAGATGAAGCGATTTTAAAGTACGATAACGATTTGAAGATAGTGGAATCTGTCCAGAAAATAGAACATACTGCCGATTTACCCTATGATTTTTCCATATCAAACACCTTCAGTGACGGAGTTAGCACTTTCACTGATAATCTGAGCACAGCAACTTTGAATGAAGGATTCAGTGACGGCCTGGGTACAAATACCTTTGGAGTAATAAATTCTCAAGCGGTTTGCTCAATTTTAGATAATAATGAAATCTCACCTCAGAAAAGACTAATGCTCTGGCACTCTCTGTGCTCCAGAGAATACCTAGGCATCTTTTCATCCTTAGGAGTTAGTGATACCGTATGCCTAATCCATGCAGAATCGTTAATAGTTTACATTTGTTGTATGGCGCATAAACAGGGACATAATTTACTGGACTTTTCTAACGGTCCACATACTCTACAGTTTACCTACAGAGTTGACAGATTTCTCAAGAATTTTATGAGATGTGGTACGGTCAAGTTAGTATTTTTTGAGGTGTTTAAAAAGGTGTTTGATCCGACTCATGTGGTCGGAGATGAGGAGGAAACGTTTTTTGATGGTTACTTGTATTATAGGCAATTGTTGCTATgtcattttaaacaaaataatgtGCCGTTTTTAGTATTTGATAACTGGATTAACGATGCTAAATTCCAGCAATACTTGGCTGAAAATGAGCCAACATGTATACTACTAGAAGACGGTTCATCATTTGTATACATTTTTGACACTGTATATGAACTATTGGATTTACCCTGTAAAGGTAAGGAgaatttacaaaatcaaGCGAAATACTTGGAATACTTGGCTAACCAGGTAAAAATTGATCGGTACTCCAGCGTGGTCCACACTCTAATTTCACAGAGTTTATCAAATAGTTTATCTGTAGCATATTTTTTTGATATCACAAGACATTCTGAGGATTTTAAAGCTTTCATCTCTTTCTCATCCAATACTCACATTCCCACATCAATACATCAACAGTCACTCATACTGACCACACAGTTGTACTCTCTCAACACCACAACTGAGGAGAATAAAGATAATACTACGGAGAATAAAGATAATACTACGGGGAATAAAGATGACAAAGTGGGTACGGAGAATGTGGTAGAGAAATTGTACGGGGAAGTGAGTAAGGTGATGGATCGCCGAATCCATGTGCGTGATTTGGTAGTGTGTAATTACTTGGTTGAGTTTGTAAAGTTAATTAACCGTTCAGAGACGTACAACTCAGTGGAAACGGGAACAGAAGAGGAAAAGGCGCAGAATCAACTATTCATATTAACGTTTAAATGCCTGCTggtacataattatatgcTGGAAAATGTATCCCTGAGGGAACGCTGTACAAAAAGAGTTGATGTTTCAGACTGGGACTTTTACACTGAAGATATCGCAGCCACTATAGATTTCATGTGCTACTGCTCTTATCCACTGTTTAACTCGTTGTATACTATGGGCGATTCAGCTAAGTTAGATAATTTCGATAGGACTGTGAATGACATATTTGACGGGAATTTGTTTAGTACGATTTTGTACTTGTTGGTACAGTATGCACAAGCACATGAGGACCAAGTTGACGGATCTTTCCTAAATCTGGGCCAGAATGTGGTAAAGGAATTTGACTCTGTTTTTCAACACTTCACAGGGGATAAAGCTGTAAAATTCTTTCcaatcaaattaaattatctcaCATATCAGTTGACTAATCCCGTAACCACTGTAAAGAGTGAAATCACACAGCTTAATCATACCAATGCCAATAGCATCAATGGTTCCCGTGAGGATGTCACAACAGATACCACTACCTATGGTACAACAGATGCTAAAACTGATCCTACAACCTATGGTACAACAGATTCTATAACAGATCCTACAACCTATGGTACAACAGATTCTATAACAGATCCTACAACCTATGGTACAACAGATGCTAAAACTGATGTAACAGGATCTACGGAATATTTGGGGGACATTGGGagtaaatatttgtatgtGAATAATTcgtttataaatttgtattacAAGTTTGAGAGGAAGGACTTGAAGTGGACAAGGGCGAAATCGGTGGATGAGTTAGTGATGTTTAGTAAGCATTTCTGGCGCGATCCTTGCAGTATTTCAGAGCGTATGGAGTGTATTGACTTCCATATCAACTTTGACCTCAAGGAGAAGCAGCAAGACTTAACCAAATACACAAGGAGAAGTATACAAAATCAGTCGAGTTTCTCATTTTTGCTGTCAAAGTATTTAGGCTCCAGTAACCTTCATCACCCAATTGTTATTAAATTGGAGCATTTCTGGCTACATATCAAGTATGTCAACCTGGTAAACTATTCCAAACTCCTGTCAATCAAATCCACAGGGAGAGAATTGGGAAAATCAACCAAACACACAAATCACAAGGAAAAGAAAAATGTTAACAAGAAGATTGATAGATTGAGTAAGAATGACAGATTGAGTAAGGGTGACAGATTGAGTAAGAATGACAGATTGAGTAAGGTTGAGTTGATGAAGTTGAAGAACGTGGAGATGCAGGAGAATAAGAGGCTGGAGAGTGATAATAACACTTTGGTGAGGTTAGAAAATAAGCTGGCGCAGTTATTTAACAATGATAAATCATTTGATGACATGTACACAAATATACTTGACAGCACAGATGGTCCAAACAGAGCTGTAGACCTTCTGACCGATTTCAAGTGGGTCAAAGGAGTCCTCTCAACAAGAAATGTGCAACTCCTGTACATCTACAAGATGATACAAAGGCTATACAACTGTTTCTCATCATACAGATTAAGAATTGTTATTAATCATCCGAATTCTTTTAGGAGGCTGTTGACAATTTTGCTGAGGcttattttcatttattatcaacACTACAGTGAGATTATGACGAGGGAAATTGTTCTGCTGttgtacacatttttataccaACTTAACTTTCAAAGTTATGCAAAGAATTTggttaacaattttaatacacaAGTGAGCAGGGAATCAACTGACACTTTTAACAGAATTAAGCCCGTGGATGGTAAAAAGAAAGGCTCAAAACAGAATAATCCAGAGCCAAACCTAATCAGTGAGAAGGGAAAATCAGAGCTAAATCTAATCACTGAGAGGGAAATGGACAGGGTAAAAAAGGATCATGAGGTATGGGACTTTGCAATATTTGAAGGTACTGAGTACGACTACATGTTATGTTACATGGGAGACGTGTTTGAGAGGACTTTGGGAAGCACAAATGACCCGAGGGTACTTTTTAGACCCGACGCATGGCAGAAGATGTTACTGGACATTGTTGACGCTAAAGAATCTGCGTTAGTAGTGGCACCAACGTCTACGGGTAAAACTTACATCTGCTACTACGCAATGGAACAGGTTTTGAGGCTGGATGACCAGGGGATGGTCATTTACGTAGCACCTAATACTGCCCTGGCACTCCAGGTAACTTATGAAATTACCGCCAGATTCAGCTCCAAATACTATACGAACCCGAACCTGGCGTTAAGTTCCACGTTTCTGGAAAAGTTCCACGATCCCAAGTGGTACTCAAGCCAAATCCTGGTAACAGTGCCCACAGTGCTCGAGAAGTTACTCATCTCAATGAGGAACAGCGAGGCTAATTTCATAAGCAGATTAGAATATGTAATCTTTGACGAAGTGCATTGCATTGCAGATTTGGAACTTGGCTCGTTTTTAGAACGATGCATTCACCTGATACCCTGCCCATTCATCGCACTGTCCGCCACCATCGGTAACGCCACACAGTTCCACCAATGGCTATCCAACATCACAACATACAATAACTCACCAATCAATCCGCAAAACACTGTAAATGAAGGTAATATGGTAAATAAGGGTAATATGGGTCAGAGTAACATAAATGAGGGTAACACGGTAAATCAGGGTAACACGGTAAATCCACAGAACACGGTAAATCAGGGTGATATGGGTCAGGACCTCGACCAGTTAGACAAAAAGAGTAATAAAGTCCATTTTATAATGTTTGATGAGAGGTTTTCGGACTTGAAACTTGAAGTATATTTCCCGGCCACATACTCGGAAAATTCTGTAAATAGGAAAAACAGGTTAATGGCGTTTAATCCAGTGTGCTGTATGTCATATAATGATTTATATAACAACGGGTTCCCAAACGATGTTTATCTCACGCCATACGATTGTTATCTACTCGTACAGTCGCTCATATTAAGCCTGAGTGATACATCGGGAGTTAACGTTAATACAGCAAATTCTGAGATATTAAATTCTATGATGTATTTAATGCCTGGTAACTACTTTGAGGGATGTACGCTGATAACAAAGAGACAGTATagatattatttacaggCGTTAAAGGTTGAATTGACAGGTCAAATCCAGGCTGGTAATATCAACTCTGCTACCTATGACAGAGTTTTACATTAcgttaatttattacccACCACCACACACTCGGGTGATTTAGACGCGAAACATAAACTTTATCCtcttttacacaatttgAACAATCAGATTACTCAGATTAATCGTGTGAACCACGTCAACCACATCGTAGATAAAGATGTGGAGAAAGATGTAGAACATGGTGTGAATGAGGAAACGGTGGAAAGTGTTAGAGAGCGAATGGAAGAGAGAGATGTGTTTGGATTATTGGATGACATGGATTACTTGGAGTATCTGAATGAGAGGTCATTTTACGAGATGCTCAAGAGGCTGCAGAGTAGTAGAAGACTCCCATGTCTAGTCTTCATCTTGGATAGGAATAAGATGGACCACGTGCTAACAAGTGTTACTAAACTGCTGCTACGCTTACAGTGGGAAAAGTTCTTTGGAACACCCGAGAGAACCTTGGCGACTAAGATGGCAAACAAGGCGAGGATGGACAAGTATCAGATGCAGCTCCGTCAATACGAGTCTGAAAAGAAGATGCGAGCGAGTGCCACAAAGGAGCAGAGAGAATTGGAGGGAATAACAAGTAACATGGAATTAGAAGTGCCAGTGGAGCCTGTAGACGTGTCTCAGGACTATGACCCCGAATTCTACTTTTATAACAGGAAAATATACATCAACTACACTGACGAGATTGATAAATTCATCAACGTAGCAGCAAACAGTATAAGTAACAGGAAGAACTCAAACCTATTTATCGAAGCGTTAAAGAGAGGAATAGGAATACACCATGAGGGGTTACCGCACAAGTTTACTATTCTCACTGAGACGTTGCTGAGGCTGGGATTTTTGAACGTTATTATAAGTTCCAAATCACTGGCGTTTGGGATTAACGTCCCGTGCAAGTCTGTGTTATTTTGCGGAGACAACTATGAACTCACGCCGCTCATGTATAAACAGATGTCAGGACGCTGCGGCAGGAGAGGATTTGACCTCTCAGGACATGTCATCTTCTGGTCAATTCCCAGAAAAAGAATTAAACAACTGCTGCTCACACGGTTACCGACGCTTAAAACTGATaccaataatattaatctgTCCATACTACTGACAATTCTGTCCTCCTTCTACACGCTGATAATAAGGTCAAACACCCAACAGCCGTTAAACCTCCAGTTCCTAAATAGAAAAGGCGAAGATTACGTAGACGTAAGAGATGACTTAATCAACAGCAGCAGAAGACTAGTGATAGAACCTAAGTTACTTGTACAGAGATTATCATCAATTATGAATAACTCGCTCAACTTCTACTGTCACACACAATCACACACACATGGTGACTTAGTTAACGGAAAATTAGCCCAGGATAGCTCAGTAAACTTGGATAACTCATTTAACGGAGTAACCCAGGGTAATACTTCTAACGTGGAGAATACTGTGGTAATGCTGATAAGGATAATGTTGGAGATATTGGTGAGTTGTGGCCTAGTGGATGAGAATGGGTTAATCCGGGGCTGCTACGAGCTGGCATTGCTGACCCGCGACATCCACCCCTCCAACATACTTTTGGCCAAACTCATACAAACTTCCAAACTCACACAACTCCTACACCAGCCCGAACATTCCACCCTTTCACACAACTCGGAAATGAGCAACTCGGAAATGAGCAACTCggaaattatttactcagATGTAAATAACTCTGAGATAATTAACTCGGAGATTAGTAGCACAGATGTGAGTTTGAGAATGTTGGAGATACTATCACTATTAATTTACCGTAAGAAGGAGATGAGTAACGTGTTGAACATACGTAGACTGGTGAGTACAAAGCTGAGAAACGGAACTAATGAACCAAATGTAAAGAATACAATTAGCGTGGCCCCTGGTACCCTGGGTGGTGCTATAGGTCACTCGTACCCCGTGGCATTTCCCGACACCTTCCCACTCCTCCCAAGACATCAGCAACTTCAACAACACATCAACTACTACAACCAAATCGTTCTTCTAATCACCAGGAAATATTTGACTAGTTGTTACAGCAGTTCGAAGACCAGTGAGGTGACCCAGGAACCACAGGGTGCCAGCACTAACCCCGTAAAACCTGTGAACGGTAAATTACCTCAGGATATGGTAAAACCCGGGGAACAAACATTTTTTAGCCTGTACCACCAGAGAAACATTTATAACACAGAACACACAATTGGATGTACAAATGATTACATGAATGTGAATGGAGTTGTGGGTGAGATTGGGACATTCCAGGACCTGGAGCTGAGCCTGCAAGAGTTTGACTTGACTGCCGATTTGGTCCCCGTGATAGAGGACAATTTCTGCAAAGTTGTCCAGCTTGACAGTAAATTTAACCGCGTGAAAACGCTAAACGTCACGTTTAACAATTCTTACATGTGTGACTACTTCACACACGGTAGATTCGCAGTACTGAGAGACTCCAACGGCCTGGGCCAGTACGCCTGGAACTATTTAAAGAAGTTTATCGTGTTCTTGCAACACTTTAAATTCGCACTTAAAACTTACACAGCGCATCTAAACACCGATGATCCGCTCTTCAACCACCTCAAACACCTACTCGACAAAATCGAACCAACCttcaataaaatataa